TGTCATCATCCTGCTGACCGACGGGGAGGACACGACGAGCCGCTACAAACTCAACGATGCCATTGACATGGCCCTGCGTTCCGACGTGCAGGTGTATGCCGTGGGGATTCCGGGCGGGGTGCCCAATGGCTTCGGCGGCGTCACCATCACCGGCATTGACCGTCGAACGCTGGAACGCCTGTGTGAGGCCACCGGCGGACGGGCGTTTTTCCCGCGCAGCCCGGCAGACTACGTGACGGCCTTTCAGCAGATCGAGGCGGATTTGCGGCAGCAGTACATTTTGACCTACATCCCGTCGGATACGACCCGCGACGGGAGTTTCCGGGCCATTGCCATCAAAATCCTGCGCTCCGGCGAAGCCAAAGACTGGCGCATCTTTACACGCAAGGGCTACTACGCCAGGTAGCGAAGCCTTTTCTGTCCAGATCAAGCTCCGGCCAGATCACTTCCGGCTGACGGCAGAGCTTCAGTTGCGGATGACGGTACGGATTGAGCCGCTGTCCCGGATGATGAGCGGCGTACGGTAGGGAAGCCGACGAATGACGTTTGGTGCCGTGGGCAGGCGGGGCGGCAGATCAACGACCAGCTCCACCGGCGGCCACGTCTGAACGTTCACCTCGGTGATTTCAACCGTGGTGAAGTCCGGGTGGGTGAACCGGACACGGTACACGCCTTCCGGGATGCCCACGTGTGCGCCACGCCCGTTGCGGTCGGTTTCAAATGTCAGCGCCGTTTCCGAAGGGCGCTGACGCAGCTCCACTTTGAC
This window of the Chloracidobacterium sp. N genome carries:
- a CDS encoding carboxypeptidase-like regulatory domain-containing protein; translated protein: MLLYAFQRSTCFLALWLLLWSWGPASGRPSPVPSPVAAGASRCCGRLYVTVRAEGRPKPESRPVAGVKVELRQRPSETALTFETDRNGRGAHVGIPEGVYRVRFTHPDFTTVEITEVNVQTWPPVELVVDLPPRLPTAPNVIRRLPYRTPLIIRDSGSIRTVIRN